A window from Aliamphritea hakodatensis encodes these proteins:
- a CDS encoding EAL and HDOD domain-containing protein, which yields MMNAQNETGQSSQVLMARQPVFNKNQDVEAYGLLYRTEDGMLPAEFTDEKATSSVILNSYAVVTTEDGENRRLPFYIKLTEAMLLSGAIPALPKEHFVFELLREDGASKELIKKAKELKQQGYRLALTHYNGDKEQTALLDAVTVVKIDIQKHNTEQLKKLIQFVRPYHVDLLADKVENQDDFRRCLELGFKLFQGFFLCKPVDIKGKALGSSKAMIMQLLAELENPNASADSVEQIVINDPNMTYKILRLVNSAAFSTPKEIQSLSHAVALIGMNQVKKWATLFLLSGQSGKPAELTRMMLIRGRMCELLAEMLNYEAPINFFMVGLLSQLDAMMDMDMGYLMDQVPLRDDIKQAILTRENQMGTVLEEVASYERGEWDSIQGLLDKRFYEVAYRHSLDWAEQVLASLSE from the coding sequence ATGATGAATGCACAGAATGAGACCGGCCAAAGCTCTCAGGTGCTGATGGCGCGGCAGCCGGTTTTTAATAAAAATCAGGATGTTGAAGCCTATGGTCTGCTGTACCGGACGGAAGACGGCATGTTGCCGGCTGAATTTACCGATGAAAAAGCCACCTCGTCAGTCATTCTGAACAGCTACGCAGTTGTGACGACTGAGGACGGGGAAAACCGTCGGCTACCTTTCTATATCAAGTTAACGGAAGCAATGCTGCTGTCCGGTGCAATTCCGGCGTTGCCAAAAGAGCATTTTGTCTTTGAACTGTTACGGGAAGATGGCGCCTCTAAAGAGCTGATTAAAAAAGCGAAAGAACTGAAGCAACAGGGCTATCGTCTGGCGCTGACCCATTACAACGGAGATAAGGAGCAAACCGCGCTGCTGGATGCGGTGACCGTTGTTAAGATTGATATTCAGAAACACAACACTGAACAGCTGAAGAAGCTGATTCAGTTTGTACGTCCTTATCATGTAGATTTACTGGCCGACAAGGTTGAGAACCAGGACGATTTCCGCCGCTGTCTGGAACTGGGTTTTAAACTCTTTCAGGGGTTTTTCCTGTGTAAGCCGGTGGATATCAAAGGCAAGGCGCTGGGCAGCTCGAAAGCGATGATTATGCAGCTGCTGGCAGAACTGGAAAATCCGAATGCCAGTGCCGATTCGGTTGAGCAGATCGTGATCAATGATCCGAACATGACGTATAAAATCCTGCGTTTGGTGAATTCTGCCGCCTTTTCGACCCCCAAAGAAATTCAGTCACTCTCCCATGCCGTTGCCCTGATAGGCATGAATCAGGTGAAAAAGTGGGCAACCTTATTCCTGCTCAGCGGCCAGTCCGGTAAGCCGGCGGAACTGACCCGGATGATGCTGATCCGTGGACGGATGTGCGAATTACTGGCAGAAATGCTGAATTATGAAGCGCCGATCAACTTCTTTATGGTGGGCTTGCTTTCTCAGCTGGATGCCATGATGGACATGGATATGGGTTATCTGATGGATCAGGTGCCGCTGCGGGATGACATTAAGCAGGCAATTCTGACCCGTGAGAATCAGATGGGAACCGTCCTTGAAGAAGTGGCTTCCTATGAGCGCGGTGAGTGGGACAGTATACAGGGGCTGCTGGATAAGCGTTTTTATGAAGTGGCTTACCGGCATAGCCTGGACTGGGCCGAACAGGTGCTGGCTTCGTTATCTGAATAA
- a CDS encoding PepSY domain-containing protein, which translates to MYQALQNTFQSLMLVIFLGILAGQASAELFVPSTAVVVLAADTSLQAAAKQVNTKYGGEVVKAETVSKEGRKVHQIRLLIDGRVKNVDIDASSGKEL; encoded by the coding sequence ATGTACCAAGCTCTGCAAAATACTTTCCAATCCCTGATGCTGGTTATTTTTCTGGGGATACTGGCAGGTCAGGCGAGTGCAGAGTTATTTGTACCCTCTACCGCAGTGGTTGTTCTGGCTGCTGACACCAGTCTGCAGGCAGCTGCCAAGCAGGTGAATACTAAGTATGGCGGCGAAGTGGTGAAGGCTGAAACCGTCAGTAAAGAAGGGCGGAAGGTACATCAGATTCGCTTACTGATTGATGGTCGGGTAAAAAATGTTGATATTGATGCCAGTTCAGGAAAAGAACTGTAA
- the ilvD gene encoding dihydroxy-acid dehydratase, which translates to MPQYRSKTSTAGRNMAGARALWRATGMKDDDFQKPIIAVANSFTQFVPGHVHLKDMGQLVAREIEKAGGVAKEFNTIAVDDGIAMGHDGMLYSLPSRDIIADSVEYMVNAHCADALVCISNCDKITPGMLMASMRLNIPVIFVTGGPMEAGKTRLAEHKLDLVDAMVLAVDPNASDEMVDEVERSACPTCGSCSGMFTANSMNCLAEALGLALPGNGTVVATHADREQLFLRAGHRIVEMARSYYEDDNERVLPRSVGFKAFENCITLDIAMGGSTNTILHLLAIAQEAEIDFTMKDIDRLSRVVPQLCKVAPNTPKYHIEDVHRAGGIMAILGELDRAGKLHTDTPTVHSDTMADALDEWDIMRNPSPEVVEFYKAGPAGIPTQQAFSQATRWPTLDGDREHGCIRSIEHAFSLEGGLAVLHGNIAEDGCVVKSAGVDESILVFEGPAHITESQDQAVADILDDKVKAGDVVIVRYEGPKGGPGMQEMLYPTSYIKSKGLGKACALLTDGRFSGGTSGLSIGHASPEAAAGGAIGLVRNGDRIRIDIPNRTIDVLLSDEELAARRVEQDKLGWKPVEDRPRKVSAALKAYAKLATSADKGAVRDLSQLD; encoded by the coding sequence ATGCCACAATACCGTTCCAAAACATCGACCGCCGGCCGTAACATGGCAGGTGCCCGCGCCCTGTGGCGTGCGACCGGCATGAAAGATGATGATTTCCAGAAGCCAATCATCGCGGTTGCTAACTCTTTTACCCAGTTTGTACCCGGCCACGTCCATCTGAAAGACATGGGACAGCTGGTTGCCCGCGAAATTGAAAAAGCCGGCGGTGTCGCCAAAGAATTTAACACCATTGCGGTGGATGACGGTATCGCCATGGGTCACGACGGCATGCTCTATTCCCTGCCATCCCGTGACATCATTGCCGACTCTGTTGAATACATGGTTAACGCCCACTGCGCCGATGCGCTGGTCTGCATATCAAACTGTGACAAAATCACACCGGGCATGCTGATGGCATCCATGCGTCTGAATATTCCGGTTATCTTTGTGACCGGTGGCCCGATGGAAGCAGGTAAAACCCGACTGGCAGAACACAAACTGGACCTGGTTGATGCCATGGTACTGGCGGTAGACCCGAACGCTTCTGACGAAATGGTTGACGAAGTAGAACGTTCTGCCTGCCCGACCTGCGGCTCCTGCTCCGGTATGTTCACCGCGAATTCCATGAACTGTCTGGCGGAAGCTCTGGGTCTGGCGTTGCCGGGCAACGGCACCGTGGTCGCTACGCACGCCGACCGTGAACAATTGTTCCTGCGCGCCGGCCACCGCATTGTTGAAATGGCCCGCAGCTACTACGAAGACGACAACGAGCGGGTACTGCCGCGCTCAGTTGGTTTCAAGGCTTTCGAAAACTGCATCACCCTGGACATCGCCATGGGCGGTTCCACCAATACAATACTGCACCTGTTGGCGATAGCTCAGGAAGCTGAAATCGATTTCACAATGAAAGATATCGACCGGCTTTCCCGGGTTGTGCCTCAGTTATGTAAAGTAGCACCAAACACTCCGAAGTATCACATTGAAGATGTCCACCGTGCCGGTGGTATCATGGCGATTCTTGGCGAGCTGGACCGTGCCGGCAAATTGCATACTGATACCCCGACCGTTCATTCCGACACTATGGCTGACGCGCTGGACGAGTGGGATATCATGCGTAACCCGTCCCCTGAAGTGGTGGAATTCTACAAGGCAGGTCCTGCCGGTATCCCGACTCAGCAGGCATTCAGTCAGGCAACCCGCTGGCCTACGCTGGACGGCGACCGTGAACACGGCTGTATCCGTTCTATCGAACACGCTTTCTCGCTGGAAGGCGGTCTGGCGGTACTGCACGGCAACATTGCTGAAGACGGCTGCGTGGTTAAATCTGCCGGGGTGGATGAGTCCATTCTGGTATTCGAAGGCCCGGCACATATTACTGAATCTCAGGATCAGGCCGTTGCCGACATTCTGGATGATAAAGTGAAAGCTGGCGACGTGGTTATCGTTCGCTACGAAGGCCCGAAAGGCGGTCCCGGTATGCAGGAAATGCTCTATCCGACCTCTTACATCAAGTCAAAAGGTCTGGGTAAAGCCTGCGCACTGCTGACCGACGGCCGTTTTTCCGGCGGTACTTCCGGCCTGTCTATCGGCCACGCGTCTCCTGAAGCAGCGGCTGGCGGCGCAATCGGCCTGGTACGCAACGGTGACCGGATCCGTATCGACATTCCAAACCGTACCATTGATGTTCTGCTGTCCGATGAAGAACTGGCTGCCCGCCGTGTGGAACAGGATAAGCTCGGCTGGAAACCGGTTGAAGATCGGCCACGCAAGGTATCAGCTGCGCTGAAAGCCTACGCTAAGCTGGCCACTTCAGCAGACAAAGGCGCAGTACGCGACCTGTCTCAGCTGGACTGA
- a CDS encoding NAD(P)-dependent oxidoreductase, producing the protein MASIQQLKSARDTAISLTGNGLPPTTKNQFFGVGPITDMTLNEVDARLLRFEFDAWLEANYPKLDDKGNRIGSFTTAEIGRGMHRGYPADKVLNDMMREIHRYFGFPKSNKMAVGLGGGHSGFTAAAIHMVTANDPDQIVFVDTPKPESDAAKAGGFFRQSWGTQLTELHRFATNGDENRLIFAEGEGSIPSADFLKERGVKLFFGVGHETTGATTYTEAEIRNLLAWIDMNPAEHHAIIDATSLLGAMPWADDVVEQMMVKCNMFMPFQKAIGGVSGYYVISLTPAAINLIDENQKDPSWAIPRQLKIAVPRDAKMPLTSEKTTELGPIYDAANDVMKGGIINTFSTLAFAETTFAILRNEKNIGDVKTLNDRSRANRDIVNNWIAASDLFQLGVENETARGAAVTLLKVTDSDIDDPAVHERIIVKSKQMLGYEGITHSDGSHEKGLDVARYVNAFPGSPGDYRAWIGGIRPQDDISALLENIQFCYLRAKIAVIEELLDAAGESYDSAVAAAAGSNARVDDANRAYKVLVADLIGMVFDADGNADYSEVKAYIESKGGEFHLGPVGDEAALAKGKLHFFYQPELSREDELLAQTSEGQYDAVIAAATFLPAAAKFELGGVRIGAGTGNMGSASWGGGNGDGGVAPLMNTPSFNSRATAQTAMKALLKVLPDLQVEKMHELVVAGEFDTGKNLAEYPTTKLEGKRLAVIGYGNIGREVAKLGAAFGMQVTVYAREAHRQWIESEGFSFAATIVEAAKDADVISPHTGLGALNADTGVFSNAGIINADVFSAMKQGAVLVNYDRGEVVDIDALDAALSSGQISYAAIDADLFKDPASGELSGPMVPYRNIHHKHEGKMELLPHAAADTEHMSRVEGARQAVDQIYGVIQFAKVTNLKGDLPEGYSNAGAKTVNGVGKVSASSVANLDDAQLQQLSDAAHMMAAYWGAINATQDADRRAALIAEYSEQMVLQSNIYGSVLQQNGLQGPFSK; encoded by the coding sequence ATGGCTTCTATCCAGCAGCTGAAAAGCGCACGCGATACGGCGATCTCACTGACCGGTAACGGTCTGCCGCCAACGACTAAAAACCAGTTCTTCGGCGTTGGCCCGATCACTGATATGACACTGAACGAAGTCGACGCCCGTCTGCTGCGTTTTGAATTTGATGCCTGGCTGGAAGCTAACTATCCGAAACTGGATGACAAGGGTAACCGTATCGGCAGTTTCACCACTGCTGAAATTGGCCGTGGTATGCACCGTGGTTATCCGGCGGATAAAGTACTTAACGATATGATGCGTGAGATTCACCGTTATTTCGGCTTCCCTAAGTCGAATAAAATGGCGGTAGGTCTGGGTGGTGGTCACAGCGGTTTTACGGCTGCCGCTATCCACATGGTAACAGCTAATGATCCTGATCAGATCGTGTTTGTTGATACGCCAAAGCCTGAGTCTGACGCAGCGAAAGCCGGTGGCTTCTTCCGTCAGTCCTGGGGAACTCAGCTGACTGAATTGCACCGTTTTGCAACAAACGGTGATGAAAACCGACTGATCTTCGCCGAAGGTGAAGGTAGCATCCCAAGTGCAGATTTCCTGAAAGAACGCGGTGTTAAGCTGTTCTTCGGTGTGGGTCATGAAACGACCGGTGCGACGACCTATACGGAAGCAGAAATCCGTAACCTGCTGGCCTGGATTGACATGAATCCGGCTGAACACCATGCCATCATCGATGCGACTTCCCTGCTGGGCGCGATGCCATGGGCGGATGACGTGGTTGAGCAGATGATGGTTAAGTGCAACATGTTCATGCCGTTCCAGAAAGCCATTGGCGGTGTGTCCGGTTACTACGTTATTTCCCTGACACCGGCTGCCATTAACCTGATTGATGAAAATCAGAAAGATCCTTCCTGGGCGATTCCGCGTCAGCTGAAGATTGCGGTACCGCGTGATGCCAAGATGCCACTGACCAGTGAAAAAACCACTGAGCTGGGCCCGATCTATGACGCTGCAAATGACGTCATGAAAGGCGGTATCATCAACACGTTCAGCACCCTGGCGTTTGCAGAAACGACTTTTGCGATTCTGCGTAACGAAAAGAATATCGGTGATGTTAAGACACTGAACGACCGTTCCCGTGCAAACCGTGACATTGTGAATAACTGGATTGCTGCCAGTGACCTGTTCCAGCTGGGTGTTGAAAACGAAACGGCCCGCGGTGCTGCAGTAACCCTGCTGAAAGTAACGGACTCTGATATCGATGATCCGGCGGTGCACGAGCGTATCATCGTGAAGTCCAAGCAAATGCTGGGCTATGAAGGTATTACCCACAGTGACGGCAGCCATGAAAAAGGTCTGGACGTTGCCCGTTATGTAAACGCATTCCCGGGTTCTCCGGGGGATTATCGTGCCTGGATCGGCGGCATCCGCCCACAGGACGATATTTCTGCCCTGCTGGAAAATATTCAGTTCTGCTACCTGCGCGCTAAAATTGCAGTGATCGAAGAACTGCTGGACGCGGCCGGTGAAAGCTATGACAGCGCTGTGGCTGCAGCGGCAGGCAGCAATGCCCGTGTGGATGATGCCAACCGTGCCTACAAAGTGCTGGTTGCAGACCTGATCGGTATGGTTTTCGATGCCGATGGCAATGCGGATTACAGCGAAGTTAAAGCCTACATTGAATCCAAAGGCGGTGAATTTCATCTGGGTCCTGTCGGTGATGAAGCAGCACTGGCGAAAGGTAAGCTGCACTTCTTCTACCAGCCTGAACTGAGCCGTGAAGATGAGCTTCTGGCACAGACCAGCGAAGGTCAGTACGACGCAGTAATTGCTGCGGCGACCTTCCTGCCGGCGGCAGCTAAGTTTGAGCTGGGTGGCGTCCGTATCGGTGCCGGCACCGGTAACATGGGGTCTGCAAGTTGGGGTGGCGGTAACGGTGATGGCGGTGTTGCACCGCTGATGAACACACCGAGCTTTAACTCCCGTGCGACTGCACAGACCGCGATGAAAGCGCTGCTGAAGGTGCTGCCTGATCTGCAGGTTGAGAAGATGCATGAGTTGGTTGTTGCCGGTGAGTTTGATACCGGTAAGAACCTGGCGGAATACCCGACGACCAAGCTGGAAGGTAAGCGTCTGGCGGTGATCGGTTACGGTAATATCGGCCGTGAAGTGGCTAAGCTGGGTGCCGCATTCGGAATGCAGGTGACTGTATATGCCCGTGAAGCGCACCGTCAGTGGATTGAGTCTGAAGGTTTCAGCTTTGCCGCGACGATTGTTGAAGCAGCGAAAGATGCTGATGTGATCAGCCCGCACACCGGTCTGGGTGCACTGAATGCGGACACGGGTGTGTTCAGCAATGCCGGTATTATTAACGCTGACGTATTCTCTGCCATGAAGCAGGGTGCGGTACTGGTTAACTACGACCGTGGTGAAGTGGTTGATATTGATGCGCTGGATGCAGCTCTGAGCTCTGGCCAGATCAGCTATGCAGCGATTGATGCGGATCTGTTTAAAGATCCTGCCAGCGGTGAGCTGTCCGGCCCTATGGTGCCGTACCGTAACATTCACCACAAGCACGAAGGCAAAATGGAACTGCTGCCGCATGCTGCCGCCGATACTGAGCACATGTCCCGTGTGGAAGGTGCCAGGCAGGCAGTGGATCAGATCTACGGTGTGATCCAGTTTGCGAAAGTGACTAACCTGAAAGGTGATCTGCCGGAAGGTTACAGCAATGCCGGTGCAAAGACTGTTAACGGTGTCGGCAAAGTATCTGCCAGCAGCGTGGCTAATCTGGACGATGCCCAGCTGCAGCAGCTCAGCGATGCGGCGCACATGATGGCAGCTTACTGGGGTGCAATTAATGCCACTCAGGATGCTGACCGCCGTGCGGCACTGATTGCTGAATACAGTGAGCAGATGGTCCTGCAGTCCAACATCTATGGTTCGGTTTTGCAGCAGAACGGCCTGCAGGGACCGTTCAGTAAGTAA
- a CDS encoding glycerate kinase type-2 family protein, with the protein MANTIRQDLQTMFTAGVDAVSGFSATRNAVAQMADFQPDQIVAVGKAASGMCAGALDALTKPCPALLVTKYQHTDQAMHEHPQVTVMEAAHPVPDEQSLAAGQAALDTVAGMPSGSRLLLLVSGGTSALAESLPADISLQQWQALTSEMLAAGYNIGQINARRKETSLIKDGKLLAAFNGAEVRVLAISDVEGDDIAVIGSGTGDTYRATATASVSLIGTNQVARDAVEAKAVAMGFTVKTNRECMYQDVNQLAANLADELLDASPGVYIFGGEPTVELPENPGSGGRNQALALGLAKGIRGRHDIHVLVAGTDGSDGPTDAAGGIIDGKTVTDVAVARDALQRADAGTYLRNCGDIFITGPTNTNVMDLAIAVVS; encoded by the coding sequence GTGGCTAACACTATCAGACAGGACTTGCAGACGATGTTCACTGCGGGCGTGGATGCAGTGTCCGGATTTTCTGCTACCCGTAACGCGGTAGCGCAAATGGCTGACTTTCAGCCGGATCAGATTGTGGCTGTGGGCAAGGCTGCCAGCGGTATGTGTGCCGGTGCACTGGATGCACTGACAAAGCCCTGCCCGGCATTACTGGTAACCAAATATCAGCATACTGATCAGGCGATGCATGAGCACCCGCAGGTCACCGTGATGGAAGCCGCGCACCCGGTCCCGGATGAACAATCCCTGGCTGCCGGTCAGGCGGCGCTGGATACGGTTGCCGGGATGCCGTCCGGCAGCAGGTTGTTGTTGCTGGTTTCCGGCGGTACCTCTGCGCTGGCGGAGTCTCTGCCGGCGGATATCAGCCTGCAACAGTGGCAGGCGCTGACCAGTGAAATGCTGGCAGCGGGTTATAACATCGGTCAGATTAATGCCCGGCGTAAAGAAACCTCGCTGATCAAGGACGGTAAGTTACTGGCGGCGTTTAACGGCGCTGAGGTGCGGGTGCTGGCAATTTCCGATGTGGAAGGCGACGACATCGCAGTGATCGGTTCCGGTACCGGGGATACTTACCGGGCAACTGCAACCGCCAGTGTGTCACTGATCGGGACCAATCAGGTGGCCCGTGATGCAGTGGAAGCAAAGGCTGTGGCCATGGGCTTCACCGTGAAGACGAACCGTGAATGTATGTATCAGGATGTGAATCAACTGGCAGCGAACCTGGCGGATGAGCTGCTGGATGCCTCTCCCGGCGTGTACATCTTTGGCGGTGAGCCGACCGTTGAATTACCGGAGAATCCGGGCAGTGGCGGGCGCAATCAGGCACTGGCACTGGGGCTGGCGAAGGGTATCCGGGGCCGTCATGATATTCATGTACTGGTTGCCGGAACCGATGGCAGTGACGGCCCGACCGATGCCGCCGGTGGCATTATCGACGGTAAAACCGTGACCGATGTCGCCGTTGCGCGGGATGCGCTGCAGCGGGCTGATGCCGGTACTTATCTGCGTAATTGCGGAGATATTTTTATTACCGGCCCGACCAATACCAATGTGATGGATCTGGCAATCGCGGTGGTCAGCTAA
- a CDS encoding response regulator transcription factor, translating to MKLLVVEDDSDLRRQLVTALSNAGYTVEEAEDGQEAVYLGTEFPYDLAVVDIGLPSLSGVEVIRKWRDEDVNFPIIILTARGDWQDKVEGLEAGADDYLVKPFHMEELLARLNALLRRAAGHAKPMMEFGPLQLDTSGRVVKLNGETVKLTSYEYRTLEYLVLNAGKVISKTELTEHLYHQDFDRDSNVLEVFIRRLRQKLDPDQTLQPIATVRGLGYRFDLTLTSDQA from the coding sequence ATGAAACTTCTGGTTGTTGAAGACGACAGTGATTTAAGACGCCAGCTGGTCACCGCACTGTCGAATGCCGGCTATACCGTGGAAGAAGCGGAAGACGGTCAGGAAGCTGTGTATCTGGGAACAGAGTTTCCGTATGACCTGGCGGTTGTTGATATTGGTTTGCCGAGCCTTTCCGGGGTTGAAGTTATCCGGAAATGGCGCGACGAAGATGTGAATTTTCCGATCATTATCCTGACTGCCCGTGGTGACTGGCAGGATAAGGTCGAAGGGCTTGAAGCCGGTGCGGATGATTATCTGGTTAAGCCGTTTCACATGGAAGAATTACTGGCCCGTCTGAATGCCCTGCTGCGCCGCGCCGCCGGTCATGCCAAACCTATGATGGAATTCGGACCGTTACAGCTGGATACCAGTGGTCGGGTTGTTAAGCTTAACGGCGAAACCGTTAAACTGACCAGCTACGAGTACCGTACCCTTGAGTATCTGGTGCTGAATGCCGGTAAAGTGATCTCCAAGACGGAGCTGACAGAGCATCTTTACCATCAGGACTTTGACCGTGACTCTAACGTGCTTGAAGTGTTTATCCGTCGTTTGAGGCAAAAGCTGGATCCGGATCAGACCCTGCAACCTATCGCGACGGTAAGGGGCCTGGGTTATCGCTTTGATCTGACGTTAACTTCCGATCAGGCATGA
- a CDS encoding HD-GYP domain-containing protein → MTSISRRTNVHYLIALLLFSFYGIQVCPFLDSLSPLQLLLPILIVFSLQWGARLLLENTVNRQPLKRQVSYQFKLDMGLFLAGSLALGTYNLARYNFPLESGGKILIGMGILGFMIACDLALAREHKIAARLQQTGEHIEPDETPYPLTQKFSWFATVCAFSVVGVVFLVINKDLEWLIHTGDAIPLQTSQRYILAEISFIVAIIMAYILTIITGYARNLKFFISTENHVLERVSKGELDVEVPVTSNDEFGLMAMRTNNMISALESRTQELNITRDASILGLASLAETRDNETGGHILRTQNYVRVLAEALRKNSLYSDVLDDYTIELYYKSAPLHDVGKVGIPDRILLKPGKLTDEEFAIMKQHPQIGADALAVAENKLGTNCFLKYAREISLTHHEKWDGSGYPNGLSGTDIPVSGRLMALADVYDALISARVYKPAFSHEKAKQIILEGNGSHFDPDVIDAFLAAEQQFIEIADQFADKAMKQAS, encoded by the coding sequence ATGACATCTATTTCCCGACGTACCAACGTCCATTACCTGATCGCGCTGCTACTGTTCTCGTTTTACGGCATTCAGGTATGTCCGTTCCTCGATTCACTCTCACCACTGCAACTGTTACTGCCCATTCTTATAGTATTCAGCCTGCAATGGGGGGCCCGCCTGCTGCTGGAAAATACCGTAAACCGGCAACCTCTGAAACGACAGGTCAGTTATCAGTTCAAACTCGATATGGGACTCTTTCTGGCCGGATCACTGGCACTGGGTACCTATAATCTGGCGCGCTATAACTTCCCACTGGAAAGCGGTGGCAAAATTCTCATCGGCATGGGCATTCTGGGCTTTATGATTGCCTGCGATCTGGCGCTCGCCAGAGAACACAAAATCGCTGCCCGGCTGCAACAGACCGGTGAACATATCGAACCGGATGAAACCCCTTACCCGCTGACCCAAAAGTTTTCCTGGTTTGCCACGGTCTGTGCATTTTCAGTGGTCGGCGTCGTCTTTCTGGTCATCAATAAAGACCTTGAGTGGCTGATTCACACCGGCGATGCAATCCCGCTGCAAACATCCCAGCGTTACATTCTGGCTGAGATCTCTTTCATCGTTGCCATCATCATGGCGTACATTCTGACCATTATTACCGGCTATGCACGCAACCTTAAGTTCTTTATCAGTACAGAGAATCACGTGCTTGAACGGGTTTCCAAAGGTGAGCTGGATGTCGAAGTGCCGGTGACCAGCAACGATGAGTTTGGCCTGATGGCGATGCGCACCAACAACATGATCAGTGCCCTGGAAAGCCGGACCCAGGAATTAAATATTACCCGGGATGCCAGTATCCTCGGGCTCGCCAGCCTGGCGGAAACCCGCGACAACGAAACTGGCGGCCATATTCTGCGGACCCAGAACTATGTCCGGGTGCTGGCGGAGGCGTTGCGGAAAAACAGCCTTTACAGCGATGTGTTAGATGACTACACGATCGAACTCTATTACAAGTCCGCGCCATTACATGATGTGGGCAAGGTCGGCATTCCTGACCGGATTCTGCTGAAGCCCGGTAAGCTGACCGATGAAGAATTTGCCATCATGAAACAGCACCCGCAGATCGGTGCCGATGCTTTGGCGGTGGCGGAAAACAAGCTCGGCACCAACTGTTTCCTGAAGTATGCCCGGGAAATCAGCCTGACCCACCATGAAAAATGGGACGGCAGCGGCTACCCCAACGGCTTAAGCGGTACCGACATTCCGGTTTCCGGCCGTCTGATGGCCCTGGCAGATGTGTATGATGCGCTGATTTCTGCGCGGGTCTACAAACCTGCTTTCAGCCACGAAAAGGCGAAGCAGATTATTCTGGAAGGCAACGGCAGCCATTTTGATCCGGACGTCATAGACGCCTTTCTGGCCGCCGAACAGCAGTTTATTGAAATCGCGGATCAGTTTGCTGATAAAGCGATGAAGCAGGCCAGCTGA